A section of the Candidatus Anoxymicrobium japonicum genome encodes:
- the gltA gene encoding glutamate synthase (NADPH), homotetrameric: MYPSKALRLKAWGLRVAAKASWRSPRFSLIDRLKGETLAGKLKPDRVPARRRASVERIKDFEEVALGYDLDEAVAEAERCLFCKKPGCVKGCPVGVDIPGFVEQIKAREHIAAAARIKEENLLPGVCGRVCPQESQCEAMCVLGKKGDPIAIGALERFAADTEAASGHAKTPALMSSTGLRAAVIGSGPAGLTAASELAKRGHAVTVFEALHVAGGVLTYGIPEFRLPQRVVDREINMLESMGVEIELNFVAGRTATLEDIRGEYNSVFIGTGAGLPSFMGIPGENLNGVYSANEFLTRANLMRARSFPECDTPIKRGGKVCVVGGGNVAMDSARTALRMGAEVNIIYRRSRVEMPARKEEVDHGAQEGIVFHMLTNPVEVLGETGCCVAITCQRMELGEPDESGRRRPVPVEGDFFTLATDTLVMAIGTRANPLLTLTASELELNRRGYIVASSETFATSIPDVYAGGDIVTGSATVIEAMGAGKTAACQMDRFMRSV; this comes from the coding sequence ATGTATCCGTCAAAGGCACTACGACTGAAGGCATGGGGTTTACGGGTCGCGGCGAAGGCATCATGGCGATCGCCACGGTTCTCGTTGATTGATCGACTTAAAGGAGAGACATTGGCAGGTAAGCTCAAGCCGGATCGGGTGCCGGCGCGCCGTCGGGCGTCCGTTGAAAGGATAAAAGATTTTGAGGAGGTCGCGCTGGGGTACGACCTCGACGAGGCCGTCGCTGAAGCCGAACGGTGCCTTTTTTGCAAGAAGCCCGGGTGCGTGAAAGGGTGTCCGGTTGGCGTCGACATCCCTGGGTTTGTGGAACAAATCAAGGCTCGCGAGCACATCGCCGCCGCGGCGCGCATCAAGGAAGAGAACCTTCTTCCCGGCGTGTGCGGCAGAGTGTGCCCTCAAGAGAGTCAGTGCGAAGCTATGTGCGTGCTTGGGAAGAAAGGAGATCCCATCGCGATCGGCGCTCTCGAGAGATTTGCCGCCGACACGGAGGCCGCGAGCGGTCACGCCAAAACACCCGCGCTCATGAGCAGCACCGGCTTGCGGGCGGCTGTGATAGGTTCGGGCCCGGCGGGGCTTACCGCAGCAAGCGAGCTCGCGAAACGCGGCCACGCTGTAACCGTCTTCGAGGCGTTGCACGTGGCGGGAGGGGTGCTCACCTACGGCATCCCCGAGTTCAGGCTTCCCCAGCGTGTTGTCGATCGCGAAATCAACATGCTCGAGAGCATGGGCGTCGAAATCGAGCTTAACTTCGTGGCGGGGCGCACCGCGACATTAGAGGACATCCGCGGTGAATACAATTCCGTCTTTATCGGAACAGGGGCGGGGCTTCCGTCGTTCATGGGTATACCAGGAGAGAATCTCAACGGCGTCTACTCGGCGAACGAGTTCCTCACGCGAGCCAACCTCATGCGGGCGCGCAGTTTCCCCGAGTGCGACACCCCGATAAAGCGAGGAGGAAAGGTGTGCGTCGTGGGGGGCGGAAACGTCGCCATGGACTCCGCGCGCACCGCGCTGCGCATGGGCGCCGAAGTAAACATCATCTACCGCCGCTCGCGCGTGGAGATGCCCGCCCGCAAGGAAGAGGTCGACCATGGGGCTCAAGAAGGCATTGTTTTCCACATGCTCACCAACCCCGTTGAGGTGCTGGGAGAAACCGGGTGTTGTGTGGCGATAACCTGCCAGAGGATGGAGCTCGGCGAGCCGGACGAATCAGGACGCAGGAGGCCTGTGCCGGTCGAAGGTGATTTTTTCACTCTCGCGACCGATACGCTCGTCATGGCGATAGGAACGCGAGCAAACCCGTTGCTCACCTTGACGGCGAGTGAACTCGAACTGAACAGGCGGGGCTACATTGTAGCTTCGTCAGAGACGTTTGCCACCAGCATTCCCGACGTCTATGCGGGCGGTGACATCGTTACAGGCTCCGCGACCGTGATCGAGGCGATGGGCGCCGGCAAGACTGCGGCATGCCAGATGGACAGGTTCATGAGGAGTGTCTAA
- a CDS encoding PIN domain nuclease has product MSMLACSYSGYWISDLLNDNYILRTPQQVLAIIVGIILGLLIGFVVGGPVGRLTVNIFDELELAFHKASGINILFGFGGALAGLVAATFPSIALFRFGYPGSVASVVLFLLSGFIGARIGIIKRSELSVIFKVSPSFALSGESRAIILDTSVIIDGRIVDIARAGFLDGIMLIPRFVLSELQAIADSADALKRSRGRRGLDVLNAIQQLDNAGIEITDEDFPEIMNVDDKLTALAKKTGAPLATNDFNLNKVAVIQGVKILNINELAGALKPVVLPGEDMRINITRAGKEPEQGVGYLDDGTMVIVERGKKKIGSQVTVVATSVLQTPVGKMIFSELSEERPET; this is encoded by the coding sequence ATGAGCATGTTAGCCTGCTCTTACAGTGGATATTGGATCTCCGATTTACTGAACGACAATTATATCCTGAGAACCCCGCAACAAGTCCTGGCAATCATTGTGGGCATTATTCTGGGGCTCCTCATAGGATTTGTTGTCGGCGGTCCTGTCGGAAGATTGACAGTCAACATATTCGACGAACTCGAGCTTGCTTTCCACAAGGCCTCGGGCATCAACATACTGTTTGGTTTCGGAGGCGCCCTGGCGGGCCTGGTCGCGGCAACGTTTCCATCGATAGCGCTGTTTCGCTTCGGATATCCGGGGAGCGTCGCGTCTGTTGTCCTTTTCCTGTTGTCCGGCTTTATAGGGGCCAGGATAGGGATTATCAAGCGCTCGGAACTTTCGGTCATCTTCAAGGTATCTCCGAGCTTCGCGCTGTCTGGAGAGTCGCGGGCGATCATCCTTGACACAAGCGTGATAATAGATGGTCGGATTGTGGACATAGCCAGAGCCGGGTTCCTCGATGGCATAATGCTGATTCCGCGATTCGTCTTAAGTGAGCTTCAAGCGATTGCCGACTCAGCAGACGCGCTAAAGCGTAGTCGGGGGCGCAGAGGACTTGATGTGCTCAACGCGATTCAGCAGCTTGATAACGCCGGAATCGAGATTACCGATGAGGATTTCCCCGAAATCATGAATGTAGACGATAAGCTTACGGCCCTCGCGAAGAAAACGGGGGCGCCGCTTGCCACAAACGACTTCAACCTCAACAAAGTGGCCGTGATACAGGGGGTAAAGATCCTCAATATCAATGAGCTTGCCGGCGCTCTAAAGCCGGTGGTGCTGCCGGGAGAGGATATGCGGATCAATATAACCCGCGCGGGCAAGGAGCCCGAACAGGGAGTCGGGTACCTCGACGACGGCACGATGGTGATTGTAGAACGCGGCAAGAAAAAGATAGGCTCACAGGTCACGGTGGTCGCGACGAGCGTCCTCCAGACACCGGTCGGCAAGATGATTTTCTCGGAGCTCTCAGAAGAGCGACCGGAGACGTGA
- a CDS encoding DUF1573 domain-containing protein translates to MEATCNEFQETVSLSLIRHRSILDVMTKYQDACSRVNRALAKAVTSCGCLEINASKQELPADASLSEMSEYVKTHLDGRICANCAEVLEEELGKSLFFLAAICTLTGIDLHGTMKRENDRISTLGFYSLT, encoded by the coding sequence ATTGAGGCCACCTGCAATGAATTCCAGGAAACCGTATCGCTGTCGCTTATCCGACACCGCAGCATCCTCGATGTTATGACAAAGTATCAGGACGCCTGTTCTCGCGTGAACCGCGCTCTGGCCAAGGCAGTAACTTCTTGCGGTTGTCTGGAAATCAACGCGTCGAAGCAGGAGTTGCCCGCTGACGCATCCTTGAGCGAAATGAGCGAGTACGTCAAGACACACCTGGATGGGCGGATTTGCGCCAATTGCGCGGAAGTCCTCGAAGAAGAGCTTGGCAAATCGCTCTTTTTTCTGGCGGCTATTTGCACTCTTACAGGAATCGACCTTCACGGGACTATGAAGCGCGAGAATGACCGCATCTCAACCCTGGGTTTCTACAGCCTCACCTGA
- a CDS encoding CarD family transcriptional regulator, producing the protein MFNVGDRIVYPNHGAGVVQEVKTKKVDGESKKCFILRFHKGDLKITVPAEKVEDVGLRSVISKRQIKSVFEILNQEQSQMPANWNHRYKKNCDKIKSGDVYEVAEVVRNLSIRDREKGLSAGEKRMLGQVRQILLSEIISVLNIDDEKATGMLDEVFSGR; encoded by the coding sequence GTGTTCAACGTTGGAGATAGAATCGTTTATCCAAATCACGGCGCCGGGGTTGTTCAGGAAGTCAAGACCAAGAAGGTCGATGGAGAGAGCAAGAAGTGTTTTATTCTTCGTTTTCACAAAGGCGACCTCAAGATTACCGTCCCGGCGGAAAAAGTTGAAGACGTTGGTCTTCGAAGTGTCATCTCCAAAAGACAGATCAAATCTGTTTTCGAGATTCTCAACCAGGAACAGAGCCAGATGCCGGCCAACTGGAATCACCGCTACAAGAAAAACTGCGACAAAATCAAGAGCGGCGATGTTTACGAAGTTGCCGAAGTTGTTCGCAACCTCTCCATACGCGATCGCGAGAAAGGTCTTTCGGCGGGCGAGAAGCGCATGCTCGGTCAGGTGCGCCAGATACTCCTTTCGGAGATAATCTCCGTTTTGAATATCGATGACGAGAAAGCCACTGGGATGCTCGACGAGGTGTTCTCGGGGAGATAG
- the ispD gene encoding 2-C-methyl-D-erythritol 4-phosphate cytidylyltransferase, with product MTVAFAVIAAAGGGDRLGNSVAKFEVDLLHEPMVLYSLRAFQQSGAIEGIVLVVPSGRLDTWSVASLRASGISKAHSTVAGGATRKESVFLGLQAVEEKDGIVVVHDAARPMVTPVMIDTVCEIPRGMAGLVTAIPVTDTIKEVEGRVVVSTLDRTRLVSVQTPQAFELSALREAHRYAAKEGFEGTDDASLVERIGGRVGVVEGAPENIKVTYPADLRMAAAILSGRER from the coding sequence GTGACGGTGGCTTTTGCGGTGATTGCCGCCGCTGGCGGCGGCGACAGGCTGGGGAACTCTGTCGCGAAGTTCGAGGTTGACCTCCTCCACGAGCCTATGGTTCTCTACTCGCTTAGAGCTTTTCAGCAATCCGGCGCGATTGAAGGTATCGTCCTTGTTGTGCCATCTGGCCGCCTCGACACGTGGAGCGTAGCGTCGCTTCGAGCGTCAGGGATATCAAAGGCGCATTCGACAGTCGCTGGAGGCGCGACGCGCAAGGAGTCTGTGTTTCTGGGCCTTCAGGCTGTCGAGGAGAAAGATGGAATTGTCGTGGTGCACGACGCCGCCAGGCCTATGGTAACGCCAGTGATGATCGATACTGTGTGCGAGATTCCACGAGGAATGGCGGGCCTCGTAACGGCGATTCCCGTCACAGACACGATCAAGGAGGTCGAGGGCCGCGTGGTGGTATCGACACTTGACCGCACGCGATTGGTGTCCGTTCAGACTCCACAGGCGTTCGAGCTGAGCGCGCTCCGCGAGGCCCATCGCTATGCCGCGAAGGAAGGCTTTGAGGGAACGGACGACGCGTCGCTCGTCGAGAGGATCGGCGGGCGTGTCGGGGTCGTCGAGGGCGCTCCTGAGAACATCAAGGTGACCTACCCGGCGGACCTCCGAATGGCGGCCGCTATATTGAGCGGGAGGGAACGGTGA
- a CDS encoding 2-C-methyl-D-erythritol 2,4-cyclodiphosphate synthase — MRTGIGVDAHRFAEGRRLFLGGEEILGAPGLAGHSDADVALHALADALLGACGAGDIGEMFPDTDPAHKDVSGVALLGKVAGVVGERGFRVVNADIVIICEAPRIAPYRAAMRSRIASALGIDTEDVSVKGTTTEGMGFTGRGEGIMAIATVLVD; from the coding sequence GTGAGAACAGGCATAGGTGTGGACGCGCACCGCTTTGCCGAGGGCAGGCGGTTGTTCCTGGGGGGAGAGGAGATTTTAGGGGCGCCGGGCCTGGCGGGGCATTCAGACGCGGACGTCGCGCTGCACGCGCTCGCGGACGCGCTCCTTGGGGCGTGCGGCGCGGGAGACATCGGCGAGATGTTCCCGGACACCGATCCCGCGCACAAAGACGTGTCCGGCGTGGCGCTGCTCGGCAAGGTCGCGGGTGTCGTGGGGGAGCGTGGCTTCAGAGTGGTGAACGCCGACATCGTCATTATTTGCGAGGCGCCGCGGATCGCGCCTTACCGCGCGGCGATGCGTTCGCGGATAGCGTCCGCTCTCGGCATCGACACGGAAGATGTATCCGTCAAAGGCACTACGACTGAAGGCATGGGGTTTACGGGTCGCGGCGAAGGCATCATGGCGATCGCCACGGTTCTCGTTGATTGA